The Hirundo rustica isolate bHirRus1 chromosome Z, bHirRus1.pri.v3, whole genome shotgun sequence genome contains the following window.
TTGCCATAGCTTTTTATGTAGGGTGACCAGAACCGGCTGGAACTGGTTTGAGGCAGATCAGCTCCTGAACACAATGCAGTCACTGAGCTACTACACTGGGATAGCTTCCTCCCTTCATGGCAGCCAAAAGCAGAGGAGCTTGCAGAAAGATACCATCCCAAAACAGTATGTGAATGCACACTTTAGACACACAGCACTGGTATGTGGCTAACGTAGTCATAAAGGGTTCTGTATGTAAATGTACATATTTGCAGTAACTGAGATTACTTTGgctttttgtgcctttttatGCTTAAGGAATGGGCAAGAGCTGAGATTTATGACccttactaaaatatttttgctttgcaaGGGTGGGACACTGGTTATGCAGtctattttaaaactaaactaAATAAAATTGATTGAATTATTTGTAATTATAGTTATGCTTGTGACTAAGGATGCTTTGCATGCTGTTCTATTTACAGGGTGCTGTattgtggttttcttctttaGGAGACATTAAGGGGGGGTTTGCTGTGCCTTTCTCTAAGGCCAGAAGGAAACAATATTGTTATAGAATTGTGCATAAAAGCATTGAAAAGATGCTGTAAGGCATACtcgttttcccttttttttttccttgtaggcCTATTGATTGGGGCTGCCTTTAACCCTTTGGTGTTTGCAGAGGTAATGCGACTGTGGCAGTAACTGAGCACTGgctaaaaaaaatctctcaaagGTCAAGGTTCACAAGGTGAGATGTGGTGGTTTGGGCTGAATATAACAATAGCGTGGAGGTACATCCTGATTGCACACTTGTCACATTCAGAAGGAGACAATTGTTTAAGTGTTACTGTAGAAATGCTATTAAGGTCCTCCAGTTTTAATAGGATTAAAGCTATTATTTGTAAAGACTTACTGATATCTTGGCtaaatacagtattttcattgaaatataTCCAGATATATGGTTTTTATTCACAGTGTAGTGATACGGAATAGGCCTCTGAATGACAGTAATGGATTGTGGACCAGTTGTGGCAGGGAGCTGTTCTGTGCTGTATTAGAGACTCACACATTCAGAATTTGCTGTCTGAGTATTTACACGTTATTGTTTGACCACATCTCAGTGACCCAATACTTGGTTTTTAATTAAGATCTTCGGTGTTAAACATGTACTTAATATTgcctacagagaaaaaaactgtgCAAAAGAAATAGTATGGATGGCTTTTCTTAAAGTGTTGTAACCTGGGGAGGATTTTGCAGCAGCCAAGTGGAAAGATGTATTTTGgggggctggatggagctccAGTGCATTATTAGTAGTGTGAATTACAATATTGTGCATAGAAAACCGGAtgggcagtgcagcagctgcagaggggtgACTGCTTTTAACTCAAAGCAATGGATAATGGATAggctttttagtttttctttctcatctagaaaatacaaaatatgtaCTTAGATTTGAGCTGACTTTTTTTATCTTATAGTGAAATCTGAAGGAttcagagagagggagagaggcagagagaaggaagCAGTAATGAATCTAGCAAAGGGAAGAACAAAGGCTGTTAGAGCTTGCACAGTAGATCACTAAACATTTTGCCTGGGGGATTCTTTTGCGAGAACTGTTACTTCCTATAACAGGAAATCAGAAACTCTAGGATCTTCACcagtgtgatttttaaaaaatcttcccaGTCCTGGCTGTGTTAGCTGGTTTGGTAATCTACAATCAAGATAATATGGAGACAGAACACTGGAAATACTTTGTTGTCGTGTGAAATGAGAGTCCTTtcctctgtgctcagcagaaTAGACAGTCTTAAAAGCCTTGAGAGGTTGTGGATATTGGGTAAGTTATGTGCTGGCTACTGAGGCAAGGTGACAATACAAGGGAACCTTTTTGTTTCTGACTGCAGTAGATTATGTAAGGCATTGAGCTAATATTAAttgtaaaaaagtgaaaatctcATGCTAACATTTGGCCTGAAATTCTGGGTTTGTGGGCTTTCCTGCAGCTGTGATATGTTGTTTCTCAGGCTTGATAGAGCAGTGAATAGCTTGTGGTGGAGCAAAATGCCTGACAGATCACTGTGCCGATTTCTGCTCCTGTTCTTCAGCATCGGGATGCAGAGACTCTATATTTGACTATAGACATCTGTAGCAGAATGATGCTTGCAAACAGGAATTCTTGTTGCTTGATAGGAATAGGATCTCTTCCTGATGAGGATGCATGTTCTTTTCCAAGTGTCAGCTGAATTTCATATATTACACAAGAGTatcttttgggatttttttttccttcttccagaaTAGTAGGCAGCTTTAAAATTGTAAGTTCTTAGATTGTGACAAAATTCCTTGAATCTGTTGTGTTTAGGTTTTTGAATGCTATCTGTattatggatttttatttttagcaaagGAGATTTTGAGTTTGCAGGGATTTTTGTTGGCTGTAAGATGAGAAAACTGAATAGATGGAGTCTGCAGTGTTCTTGGTGAGTTGTCTTTTTTCAGTCTAGTAATATCTGTAAATGCTCTTCATCAGGAGATTTGGATTGTGCACACAGGCCAGCTTTCCAGCAGCAAATGCTAATGCTGGAGGGCTGGTCTTCTGTATCAGCACCCAGGATCTCATTTTGTATTGGTCTcagttatttgatctccagaaTGAGGGTAAGGATTTATCACATTCCAAGTCCCTTTGGAATTAACTGACTAACTGTTGTTTTCCTAGTCATATGCCTGTGTGTTAAAATTGAAATATGCAGCAGAGAACCAAAAATATATGTtcagaaaaacccaaacttgATCCTAATGTTCTCGGGCCTGTTTGTTGCCCTGAtgggccctgcctggctgggagagctctctgggaggctgcagctgctcgTGCTGTGCTTGGGCCACAATTGCCATCCACTTCAAAAAAGTACCTTAAAGGAAAGAGGTAGGAAGCTTGTACCATTTAGAATGTAATTCGAGTCTACATTTGTTTGGGAATCTCAAAATTCCCCTCGTTGTTGTGCATTTGAATTATTCACGTATTACTGCCCCAGCTTATTTTacatatagaaataaaaaactaaGCCATGGTTGTAATTAATTTCTAAGTAGACTGCAAAAAGATTGCTATGTagatttctctgcttttcaggaaTTCACCTCTGCTTTAGGAGGGATTTGGGAAGTGGCTAGACCCAAACCCTGGCCTGAATCTCTTGATCAATACAGGTAGTTTTCATGTGGTCAGCTGTAGCTGGGGATGGCCTTTTCAGCCCCAGGTTGTGCATAAGGAGATTCCTTGCTCATGTGTTgaaacatttctgttctttttgccAGCCAAAGGCTGCCTGTCGTGACCTTTGAACCAGCTGTGTGTGGTTCTCTTCAAGCTGTGCTAGCAGTGGTTCAGACTCCAGAAGattcccttcctctttcccttcttgttttctcatACCCAAAGAGAACCTGAGATACCCAGTTCAAAAACTGATGTGTTGGACTACAGGATGAGGCTCTTAAGGAGTCATAAACTACAAGTAACACTATTTTGGCTGTCAGAATGGTGGATAAGTAATTCACTTATGGAGTCTTGAGCATGGAAACAAAtcagattttcctctttttttgaaGGCAGGTAGAGATGGTGTATAATATAGAAAAAGTAGATTCTTGGGATAAATTTTAACTCTGAAACACCCCATACTTCACAAAGATGTTTATATTAGGATTGACATGACTTTACTCATGCTGTGGATGCTAAGTGGATGCTAAATAAGACCTTTATCCTGAGAAATGGGAATTTCTTAGGGTAAGAATTACTTTGCATATTATGAAAGGAATTTCTGTGATTTGTGGAAGCGAGTGTTTGTCTGGGTTTTGCAACAGTAGCAGGTCATGGGCCCTTTGATAGTGAAAAGGAGCTTGTATTTTATGTATACGAGCATGAGAGCCATTGCTGACTGTGGTTGAAGTGGCCTCTTGCACATCCCACTTGCCTGCTGAGTATGTCAAACCAGGCGAGGCTGTGATTGGAGATGTGGTTCCCATTTCCTGAGGAAGGTTCTGTGGTTAGATTAGCATATTGCTTTGTCTGTCTTTACAACGCTTGGCTTTCAGAGCAAATGACTGTAAGTGTAAGTCAGTCATAATTACTGATAACCAATGAACTGCTCATAATGTGTGTATTAGGATGAAATTTGCCTAATGTTAGGATATATGTTACTGTAATTCAAATTGAATCCCTTATGTCTTCTCTACCAGATGAAATTTCTTGTCACAGCAATAcagaaaccaaaacccaaaaaagtaTGGGTTTATGCTGCTTAGGCTGGTATTGCTTCCTGTGTAGGCATTTTCTTCCAGAATCAGCTTGATGTTGCCTAGGCATCATTACTCCTGTTTGGAAGTGGAGAAATTATTCCAGATTACTGGAATTTCGCTCCGGAGTAGTGTTTCTGCCTGGGAATCAGTAGAAGTAACAGACTAATTTCTGTATGTGGCTGTACCAGAACCAGTATGCTGCCATGTGCCAGATGCTGAAAAGAGGGGTCTCAGTGTTCTCTCAAGTGTTCTTATTTCACAGAACTGGAAAGAATGCTGGTGTTTTTGGAAGAACATGCAAAAGAAAAGGTCTGTGTCCTAAAGGGTGCACAATCCACAAATGTATGTAGTACAAACAGCGGTAAAAACAAGTTTAGGGCAGGTAAAGGAATGTAGTCACAAGAACATGAATGCCCTAGGTAGATGAAGATTCGATTTGGCGGTTTTCCTATCTCCTTTGATAACAAGTAGACTTGCTGCTGAGAGAAGCTGAAGTTGAGTAATTGAACAAAGCAAGGAGTTAGATATTTTGGTGGGATTTGAAGGCAAAGGGTAGGAATTCAGTAAGGCAGAAAAGATGGTCTGCTGGAGTCAAAGCAGTTGTATGAAGTTGTTATGTGGTTTAGCTGTTTAGAAGATGTGGATGGTGAGTGTCAGGGAGGAAAAGTTGGTTGGTTCTTCAAAGATTCAGGATTAAATAAAAGAGTAGAACTTGAGCAGGTAAGACCATGCTTGTCCAGGAATGATAGAAGCCTTCATGCACAGAGAATATTAATTGGAAAAGTATTGGGAAGGGAGTAGGATTATTTGCTGTTTCTGGAAAGCTTGAAGCTGTTCTTGTACCTGATAGACAAAAATCAGGGGTCTGAGCAGTTTGGAGATAGGATCTGGCTGGGAGCTGCTAAGTTATTCTGTTTCCTCATCTTCATTAGACTGTTGAACACTTCCCCATAACGATTCTGATTGGAGTGTTTGCTGTTGCTCAGATTTACCCagaaaattaccttttaatCTCAGCCACAGCCTCTAGGCAGCTTGGTCTTTCTGTGGAGAATGCTGGGCCTAATCTGCAGGTGTCCTGAAGCCAGAGCTACAAGATAAATCTGACTttgaaagtaagaaaaaatgtgtgtgtttctCTGGTGTGTCCCCCTTATCTCAACAGAGAACATGAAAGGgtaggtttgtttttcttcatatgGCTAGAGTCTCTCCACCTGGAAGAGGTACAGATACAGGGGTTGAGGAGGAGTGGTAACAATTCCATGCACTAAAACAAAAAGTCAGTTCTTCAGAAGCAGCTGTTGACTCCTAAGTCCTGCTTATCCTGCTTGCTTCTAGTGTCAGAAGAGAGTTCTCATGGTCTGGTTCTTGTTTTGACATAATTCCCCAAGTGAGTGCTTCACTGGAATGTGGTGTCAGGTGAACTGGAGTAAAAAGGCTTACTGGGAGAAGCAAGGCAGTGGAACAGACAAGGAGTGCCTTGCTTTGGCTAAAATCTGTGCCACGTTCTCCATGCCATTCATAGGAAACTTTTGAGGAGATGTGTTACCAAAGAAACAACAGTGTAGGAAGTCATGCACACGTGCTTTGAGAAAGCATGAACACAAATAAACCACTGCTGGTTCATCCTGAGAACTTAGTTTCAGTAAGATACTGACATACAAATACAGGGGTGGGTATTGTGACTGAAGAGATTCAGGGAAACCATGTAGTAAGGGTATATTGAGAATCtgttattttaagtttttaagaCTCGTTATCTTGCCAGAAGTTCTCTCAACCACCATCAGAAAAGCAGAACCCAGAAGCATTTCACCTCACTGCTTTGTGGCTTCCTAGCTGTGTAATTCTGTTGGCCatatccagatttttttccttgttactTTTATCATTGAATGATAAGTAAGCAAAGTAAtgcttgaatttttaaataaactggtTTTCTTTATAACTTTTCTCAATCATTCTCAAAACACTTTTCAAAGAAACTCCAGTTCCTGGAAAACCATGATTTCCTAGGGAATGAGAAGCTTGCCTTATTTCCTCTTCTGAAGTATTTCCAGGCATCATATTGGCCCAGAGAAGGAGTAGACTCACAACTTGTCTAGCAGCCAAGGTGTCAGTTGATTTTGATCTTGGATAAAAGGGGGAGCTTTGTTCTTAAAGGAAAGAAGTACTAAAAGGTTTgtggagaagaagggaaaaaaaaaaaggggggggcgggggggggggcgtgAGGAATAGGAATATGGCTGCAGAGTCCTGGCACTTGTGGTGGAAACATAGTTTATATACTGAATCTTAAGATGGGTGCCCTGAAATAGTGAGAAAGAGATTAGTAAAACAGCCAGGTTGGAACTTCTCTTCCTTGTGTATCACAACTGACCATGTTTGTCTCCCTTTTTGTTTAACTTTGATTGCTTGAAAAGTTTGAAGAATGAGAGAAGTTCTTGATAAGGGTAGCAGTAGTTCTCAGTAAAGGAcagctgtgtctcctctgctgggCAGTTGTGATCTTAAACATACTCTGAGGAATTAAATGTATAAACAGACCTTAATTGTTATGGGTAAATGTTAATTACACTCCAGGATATGTAATTAGAGGAAGTTTCAGACTAGAGAGACTATCTAGCTCTTTTTGATTGTATGCAGCAACTGTAAAAAGACACCTATGGACAGATGAACAACCAGAATGCAACTAATAAGTGTCCCAGATTATGAGAAGCTGTGTCAgagttttctgtcattttacaTGGATTTGATATGCTTTGGTGTCTGCAGTCTTTTCCATTTAATCCTCATAGAACCTTGCTTTGTGATTTTGATACTATGCAGGCATGTAGTTTTGTATTGAGAACTTCATAAGTTAGACAAAGGGCCCAGAACCATTAAGTGAACTGTGTAAACCAATTTCCAAACCCTTCTGTATTTACTTGAAGCTCTTTCATGAAACGTCTGTGTCTATTCCAGTAGCCTTGAAAAATTTTCCTCAGTTGCCTTCTCATAGTCCACAATGACTTCCAGGTAGCCAGTGTTGATGAATACCTGTGTCTTACAGATGCTTATTAGTTTATACTTCGTTATTTTCAAGAAGACTCCTCAGATTAATAGTGCAACTGTTAAGGAAGGTCAAGACTTAAGAGAAATTACAAGTGTCTcatgttatttttctgcatgTCCAGGTGTTTTGCAGTCTGGGTGGGTGAGGATAGGAGAGAGTGTAGGagaggaaacaggaagaaaGTCACTGCAATTCGGGGCCAGAATAAAATTGCCGGGTTACCATCTGTGTAGTTTATGAATTACTGTAGTTCTTGGTATAATAATTCAACTGTATACTTGGACTGGAACACGATTCTGTAATGTATAATCTCTAAAAACATTACTTCAGAAGTGAAATAACACTTCTTTGCATGGCAGATGTGAACAAGTGCTTGTTTTGTATAAGACTGTGCTACTAGAGCTTAAAGTGATAACTTTCTGCTTATTTTACAGATTTGCTTGCAATCAAATACATGGCCATGGGGGATATGAAGACCCCAGATTTTGATGACCTTCTTGCAGCCTTTGACATACCAGACATGGTAGATCCCAAAGCAGCTATTGAATCTGGACATGATGACCACGAAAGCCACATAAAACAAAATGCTCACACAGATGAAGACTCCCATGTCCCATCATCATCTGATGTCGGGGTGAGCGTCATCGTGAAAAATGTGCGTACTATTGATTCTTCAGAAGGCCTGGATAAGGATGGCCACCATTCCACAGGCAGTAGCTTGCACAATGGCTTCCTAACATCAGCAGCTCTTGAAAGTTACAGTAAAGATGAAGGGAAATCACTTAAAGATGATGCGTCAGCATCTGAGACTACACTGAAGGATTCGGCTTTCAACCAGTTCAGCCCAATATCAAGTGCGGAAGAATTTGACGATGATGAGAGAATTGAGGTGGATGACCCCCCGGATAAAGAGGAGATGCGTGCAAATTTCAGAGCAAATGTCTTGGCAGGATCTCTGTCTCAGCAGGAATATGACAAACTAAAGGTACTTGGAGGGGAGAACTTAATCAAATCTGGACTCACTGTTTCAAGTAGtatagataaaaataaaactgctaaACGAGAGACAGAGACAAACTCCATGAATTTAGGTGTCTATGAGCCTTTTAAAACTCGAAAAACAGAGGACAAGTTACTAAAAGACAATTCTGAGAAGCTTCTTGAAAACAGGGTACTTGATGGAAAACTGAGTACTGAAAAATGTGACACAAATCTTGCCAGCATTTCCCAGTCCAAAGCGAAGTCATCAGCAAAGCTTTCATCCTGCATTGCTGCAATCGCAGCACTGAGTGCTAAAAAGGCAGCTACAGATAGTAGTAAAGATTTACAGTCTAATTCAGGAGAGACTTCTCCATTACCAAAAGACATGAGTGAAAGTCCCCGGGCTATAGAAAAATCTCCTGAGTCTCAGAGTCTCATTGATGGTGCTAAGAAGCCGTCTGTCAAACCGCCCGATAGTCCTAGAAGCGTCTCTAGTGAGAACAGTAGCAAAGGGTCTCCGTCTTCTCCCGCAGGGTCGACACCAGCAATTCCTAAGGTTCGCATAAAAACCATCAAGACTTCTTCTGGGGAGATCAAGAGAACTGTTACTAGGGTGTTGCCAGAGGTTGATTTGGACTGTGGTAAAAAGCCAGAGCAGAGTGCTTCCATGGTAACCTCCATGACATCTCTCCTGTCCTCACcaacttctgctgctgttctctcctctcctcccagagctcctctgcagTCCTCCGTTGTCACCAATGCAGTTGGATCTGCAGAACTTGCCCCCAAACAGGTCACTATCAAACCCGTGGCTACTGCCTTCCTGCCTGTTTCGGCAGTGAAAACAGCAGGTTCCCAAGTGATCAATCTGAAGCTGGCTAACAATACCACAGTGAAAGCCACCGTCATCTCTGCCGCGTCTGTGCAGAGCGCCAGCAGCGCCATTATCAAAGCCGCCAACGCCATCCAGCAGCAGACGGTCGTGGTGCCAGCGTCGAGCCTTGCCAGTGCCAAACTTGTGCCAAAGACAGTCCATCTTGCCAACCTTAACCTTTTGCCTCAGGGTGCTCAAACCACCTCTGAACTGCGCCAAGTGCtaacaaaaccccaacagcaAATCAAGCAGGCAATAATTTCTGCAGCCGCCTCCCAGCCTTCGAAAAAGGTTTCTCGAGTGCAGGTGGTGTCATCTCTACAAAGCTCTGTAGTGGAAGCGTTCAATAAGGTGCTGAGCAGTGTCAATCCCGTACCAGTTTACATCCCAAACCTTAGCCCCCCTGCCAATGCCGGAATCACGCTACCAACACGAGGTTACAAGTGTTTGGAGTGTGGCGACTCATTTGCTCTCGAGAAGAGCCTGACCCAGCATTATGACAGGAGGAGTGTGCGAATTGAAGTGACTTGTAATCATTGTACAAAGAATTTAGTTTTCTACAATAAATGCAGTCTCCTGTCCCACGCTCGTGGGCACAAGGAGAAAGGCGTCGTGATGCAGTGCTCCCACCTGATCCTGAAACCAGTCCCAGCAGATCAAATGATAGCATCTCCTTCCAGCAATACTGCCACGGCCGTGCTCCAGAGCCCAGGGGGAGCTGGCACGCACTCCGTAACAAAGATCCAGACTGGCTTAACTGGGACAGTGATCTCAGCCC
Protein-coding sequences here:
- the ZNF532 gene encoding zinc finger protein 532; amino-acid sequence: MAMGDMKTPDFDDLLAAFDIPDMVDPKAAIESGHDDHESHIKQNAHTDEDSHVPSSSDVGVSVIVKNVRTIDSSEGLDKDGHHSTGSSLHNGFLTSAALESYSKDEGKSLKDDASASETTLKDSAFNQFSPISSAEEFDDDERIEVDDPPDKEEMRANFRANVLAGSLSQQEYDKLKVLGGENLIKSGLTVSSSIDKNKTAKRETETNSMNLGVYEPFKTRKTEDKLLKDNSEKLLENRVLDGKLSTEKCDTNLASISQSKAKSSAKLSSCIAAIAALSAKKAATDSSKDLQSNSGETSPLPKDMSESPRAIEKSPESQSLIDGAKKPSVKPPDSPRSVSSENSSKGSPSSPAGSTPAIPKVRIKTIKTSSGEIKRTVTRVLPEVDLDCGKKPEQSASMVTSMTSLLSSPTSAAVLSSPPRAPLQSSVVTNAVGSAELAPKQVTIKPVATAFLPVSAVKTAGSQVINLKLANNTTVKATVISAASVQSASSAIIKAANAIQQQTVVVPASSLASAKLVPKTVHLANLNLLPQGAQTTSELRQVLTKPQQQIKQAIISAAASQPSKKVSRVQVVSSLQSSVVEAFNKVLSSVNPVPVYIPNLSPPANAGITLPTRGYKCLECGDSFALEKSLTQHYDRRSVRIEVTCNHCTKNLVFYNKCSLLSHARGHKEKGVVMQCSHLILKPVPADQMIASPSSNTATAVLQSPGGAGTHSVTKIQTGLTGTVISAPASSPVIPAMPLDEDPAKLCRHSLKCLECNEVFQDETSLATHFQQAADTSGQKTCNICQMLLPNQCSFASHQRIHQHKSPYTCPECGAICRSVHFQTHVTKNCLHYTRRVGFRCVHCNVVYSDVAALKSHIQGCHCEVFYKCPICPMAFKSAPSTHSHAYTQHPGIKIGEPKIIYKCSMCDTVFTLQPLLYRHFDQHIENQKVSVFKCPDCSLLYAQKQLMMDHIKSMHGTLKSVEGPPNLGINLPLSTKPTTQNSASHNKDDTKSVNGTEKLEKKSPSPIKKAEPKKVTSPGWTCWECDRLFTQRDVYISHMRKEHGKQMKKHPCRQCDKSFSSSHSLCRHNRIKHKGIRKVYTCSHCPDSRRTFTKRLMLEKHIQLMHGIKDPDVKEMTESTHMEEREVKEDTKVPSPKRKLEEPVMEFRPPRGAITQPLKKLKINVFKVHKCAVCGFTTENLLQFHEHIPQHKSDGSSYQCRECGLCYTSHVSLSRHLFIVHKLKEPQPVSKQNGSEEDNQQENKPSHEDDSSDSAASDRRCKVCAKTFETEAALNTHMRTHGMAFIKSKRMSSADK